From one Triticum urartu cultivar G1812 chromosome 3, Tu2.1, whole genome shotgun sequence genomic stretch:
- the LOC125545194 gene encoding acidic endochitinase-like codes for MAVPAKASSSFSMACLLAAIFLLSSAPRSHGGSIAIYWGQNGNEGTLAETCSTGNYAFVNIAFLCSFGSAQQTPQLNLAGHCDPYSDACTNLTADINLCQSKGVKVMLSIGGGAGGYTLNSEQDAADLAKYIWDSFLGGSSPKRPLGAAVLDGVDFDIEGGNPDYYGALAAHLKAYGGKGKGGSKEVYLSAAPQCPFPDQWVGKALETGLFDYVWVQFYNNPPCQYVQGDTANLMDSWKQWTSGVHAKYIFLGLPAAPAAAGSGFIPAGSLESQVLPALKGSSKYGGVMLWSKFYDDQDGYSSAIKNAV; via the coding sequence ATGGCCGTCCCGGCTAAAGCCAGCAGCTCCTTCTCCATGGCCTGCCTCTTGGCCGccatcttcctcctctcctcGGCGCCACGGAGCCACGGCGGCAGCATCGCCATCTACTGGGGCCAGAACGGCAACGAGGGCACCCTGGCCGAGACCTGCAGCACCGGCAACTACGCCTTCGTCAACATCGCCTTCCTCTGCAGCTTCGGGTCGGCCCAGCAGACCCCGCAGCTCAACCTGGCGGGCCACTGCGACCCCTACTCCGACGCCTGCACCAACCTCACCGCCGACATCAACCTCTGCCAGTCCAAGGGCGTCAAGGTGATGCTCTCCATCGGCGGGGGCGCCGGCGGGTACACGCTCAACTCCGAGCAGGACGCGGCCGACCTGGCCAAGTACATCTGGGACAGCTTCCTCGGCGGGAGCTCGCCCAAGCGGCCGCTCGGCGCCGCCGTGCTGGACGGCGTCGACTTCGACATCGAGGGAGGGAACCCGGACTACTACGGCGCGCTGGCGGCGCACCTCAAGGCCTACGGCGGCAAGGGCAAGGGGGGCAGCAAGGAGGTGTACCTGTCGGCGGCGCCGCAGTGCCCGTTCCCGGACCAGTGGGTCGGCAAGGCGCTCGAGACGGGCCTCTTCGACTACGTGTGGGTGCAGTTCTACAACAACCCGCCGTGCCAGTACGTGCAGGGGGACACGGCCAACCTCATGGACTCGTGGAAGCAGTGGACGTCGGGGGTCCACGCCAAGTACATCTTCCTCGGGCtgccggcggctccggcggcggcggggagcggGTTCATACCGGCGGGGAGCCTGGAGTCGCAGGTGCTCCCGGCGCTCAAGGGCTCCAGCAAGTACGGAGGGGTGATGCTGTGGTCAAAGTTCTACGACGACCAGGACGGCTACAGCTCCGCCATCAAGAACGCCGTCTGA